In one window of Lynx canadensis isolate LIC74 chromosome A3, mLynCan4.pri.v2, whole genome shotgun sequence DNA:
- the SPINT4 gene encoding kunitz-type protease inhibitor 4, with amino-acid sequence MKPAELGFLLGLFIFFLMTTPLMGGVARLAEMICGDLKDPCKMDMNPGSCFEIHFRFFYNQTSKRCESFIFTGCNGNLNNYKLKLECDIACVEEYRIK; translated from the exons ATGAAGCCTGCTGAGTTGGGATTTCTTCTAggtctcttcatcttcttcttgaTGACTACCCCATTAATGGGTGGTGTTGCTAGACTTGCTGAAATGATATGTGGAGACCTCAAAG ATCCTTGCAAAATGGATATGAATCCTGGCAGCTGTTTTGAAATTCACTTTAGATTTTTCTACAACCAAACCTCCAAAAGATGTGAAAGTTTTATCTTCACTGGCTGTAATGGCAACCTTAACAACTACAAGCTTAAATTAGAATGTGACATAGCCTGTGTTGAAGAATACAGAATAAAGTAA